DNA from Lemur catta isolate mLemCat1 chromosome 7, mLemCat1.pri, whole genome shotgun sequence:
AGTGTGTTCTCCCCTGCAGACTGGCTCAGGCAGGCCCTGTCGAAGAAGCCCAAGAAGATGCCTGACTCCCCTGAAAGCTCCCCCAGTGACACTTCGCAGCCCACctcacaggacagccccccacccctgggcctcagttcgGTCAGATCTCCCAGCACGCCACTGACACTTGTGGGTGATAGCAGCAGTGGCCGCTGGAGCAAAGACTATGATGTTTGCGTGTGCCACAGTGAGGAGGACCTGGTGGCTGCCCAGGAACTGGTCTCCTACCTGGAGGGCAGCACTGCCAGCCTACGCTGCTTCCTGCAGCTTCGGGATGCAACGCCAGGCAGTGCCATCGCATCCgagctgtgccaggcactgagcagtAGTCACTGTCGCGTGCTGCTCATCACGCCAGGCTTCCTTCAGGACCCCTGGTGCAAGTACCAGATGCTGCAGGCCCTGACTGAGGCCCCTGGGGCAGAGGGCTGCACCATCCCCCTGCTGTCGGGCCTGAGCAGAGCCGCCTACCCGCCTGAGCTCCGATTCATGTACTACGTGGATGGCAGGGGCCCCGACGGTGGCTTTCACCAAGTCAAGGAAGCTGTCATGCGTTGTAAGctatgggagggagggagaagaggaaggggatTCAGCCGTAGCTTCTGATCTATTTCAGCTTTAGGAGACGCctggcagctgcagctgcaggcaGCAGACTAGTTGACAGTGCAGACTCTGGGAAAGACTGGCGCATTTGCATCCTGACTCCTTCACTTATTAGCACATGAACAGGCACTTGGCAAATTACTGAACccctctgtgctttggtttcctcattgcCCATCGGGCTTCCACTACTATACAATGAAAATGGTATATGCACTAGATGAGTGCTCAGAACATGGCCTGGCGCACAGTTAGTATGTGTACCAGGCAGGGCCTAGCTGCATATCAAGTTCTCAATAATAATTACTAGCTAGTAGTAGCAGTAGCAGTAATAGCATTAGGTTTTTCTCACTGAGATCAGGTTGGAGATGTCCACCAAGAGCTGGGAAGATGCC
Protein-coding regions in this window:
- the LOC123641582 gene encoding toll/interleukin-1 receptor domain-containing adapter protein, with protein sequence MASSTSLPPPRSRSKKPLGKMTDWLRQALSKKPKKMPDSPESSPSDTSQPTSQDSPPPLGLSSVRSPSTPLTLVGDSSSGRWSKDYDVCVCHSEEDLVAAQELVSYLEGSTASLRCFLQLRDATPGSAIASELCQALSSSHCRVLLITPGFLQDPWCKYQMLQALTEAPGAEGCTIPLLSGLSRAAYPPELRFMYYVDGRGPDGGFHQVKEAVMRYLQTLS